Proteins from a single region of Sphaerochaeta globosa str. Buddy:
- a CDS encoding anhydro-N-acetylmuramic acid kinase, which translates to MNQMDFLQSYRNRLQHRLIGLMSGTSLDGVDAVLVSITTNETGEAVQVTLEDQVSIPYTKEMKETVAKLCIPGSSDINDITVAHSGLAYWNAAAVNELIKHSNMERKAIDAICMHGQTVWHAPTGQTFPGPAGPLEVTGTLQLGNSQFVASLTHLPVISDFRSADMAEGGQGAPLAPYIDYLLFHQEGKGIAVQNIGGIGNVTVLPVHGKNEGVFAFDTGPGNMIIDQIVALHSNQQKQYDEGGAIAASGTVCETLLSLLLEDPYFAKQPPKSTGREVYGYEYTNSLLQKAERLHLSFEDIVATATAFTACTIAQAYKDFVLPLTALHTVIISGGGARNATLVSMIKQYLGGSIEVVTSDDVGVPDQAREAMAFALMGHESLLGRPSNLPAVTGARKPVVLGTITMQQL; encoded by the coding sequence ATGAACCAGATGGATTTTCTTCAATCGTATCGAAATCGTTTGCAACACAGGCTCATCGGACTCATGTCAGGAACATCACTGGACGGGGTGGATGCTGTTCTCGTTTCCATTACCACGAATGAAACCGGTGAAGCTGTTCAGGTAACCTTGGAAGATCAAGTTTCCATCCCCTACACCAAGGAAATGAAGGAAACTGTAGCAAAACTCTGCATCCCTGGATCTTCAGACATCAACGACATAACCGTGGCTCATAGCGGTCTTGCCTATTGGAATGCGGCTGCAGTCAATGAGCTCATTAAGCATAGCAACATGGAACGAAAGGCCATTGATGCAATATGTATGCATGGTCAAACCGTGTGGCATGCTCCCACGGGTCAAACCTTTCCAGGTCCTGCCGGACCGTTGGAAGTAACAGGAACCTTGCAACTGGGGAACTCCCAATTTGTGGCATCGCTTACCCACCTTCCTGTTATTTCAGACTTTCGCTCTGCCGACATGGCTGAAGGCGGCCAGGGTGCACCCTTGGCACCCTACATCGATTACCTGCTCTTTCACCAGGAAGGCAAAGGTATTGCCGTACAGAACATCGGAGGTATCGGCAATGTCACCGTTCTTCCCGTGCATGGGAAAAATGAGGGTGTTTTTGCCTTTGATACAGGTCCTGGGAATATGATTATCGACCAGATTGTTGCACTGCATTCAAACCAGCAAAAGCAATACGATGAAGGGGGGGCTATCGCTGCTTCAGGGACTGTATGCGAAACCTTGCTTTCCCTGTTGCTTGAGGATCCCTATTTTGCCAAACAGCCCCCGAAAAGCACGGGTCGTGAGGTGTATGGATATGAGTACACCAACTCATTGCTTCAGAAGGCTGAAAGGCTTCATCTCTCGTTTGAGGACATCGTTGCAACGGCCACAGCCTTTACTGCATGCACCATTGCCCAGGCATATAAGGACTTTGTGTTGCCTCTCACCGCCCTGCATACGGTAATTATCAGTGGAGGAGGGGCCCGCAATGCAACCTTGGTATCTATGATCAAGCAATACCTGGGCGGGAGTATCGAGGTCGTCACCTCCGATGACGTTGGTGTTCCCGACCAAGCCCGCGAAGCCATGGCCTTTGCCTTGATGGGTCATGAGTCCTTGCTGGGGAGGCCTTCAAATCTACCTGCGGTAACCGGAGCAAGAAAGCCGGTGGTGTTGGGTACCATAACCATGCAACAGCTCTGA
- a CDS encoding ABC transporter substrate-binding protein, whose protein sequence is MKKRNLFVLCTVLLVLVAVSSVFAAGVAEQAPTAQKSPTLTIGVSQEAVGLDPHIVTAFSSMRRLDLLYNRLVRLDDNMQVVPDLAESWEIPNNLTYIFHLRKGVKFHNGRELTADDVKYSLERVLDPATASPGRSYISTISKIEVVDAYTVKLTLSAPLASLLDALTSNNISIVPKEAVQANGNLQRVAVGTGPYMLQEWVVDNSMTLVKNPNYFEAGLPKSDQIIFRVIPEEASLYAGVRSGNLDLATINDGATIRQAKSDKNVVVMSKPGMNVRVFSFNNQKKPFDDIRVRQAVALALDRSEILTMAEYGMGAATGPIPISAKVWAISPDKLPLGKTDYAKAKQLLADAGYPNGFSFDIVCSSTYEGGLAVAQVVQNQLKNIGLTANLDVVEWGNYIDRWVKRDFATMVELRGGSSEPDRFLYRSLHSTGGVNNFMYKDAETDALLELGREQTDPAQRKATYDKVQEVLSEKAPLVFLYSPNENQVTSPYVEGFKQIGNGSLYYVTHAQVIK, encoded by the coding sequence ATGAAAAAACGCAATCTGTTCGTGTTGTGCACTGTACTGCTAGTTTTGGTCGCAGTCTCTTCTGTGTTTGCCGCCGGTGTAGCCGAACAGGCTCCAACTGCCCAGAAGTCCCCGACCTTGACAATCGGTGTGAGTCAGGAAGCAGTAGGCTTGGACCCACATATCGTAACGGCATTCTCTTCGATGCGTCGTTTGGATTTGCTGTACAACCGTTTGGTACGTCTTGATGACAACATGCAGGTGGTCCCGGATTTGGCAGAGTCATGGGAAATTCCCAATAACCTTACCTACATCTTCCACTTGAGAAAGGGTGTCAAATTCCATAACGGAAGAGAGTTGACTGCCGACGACGTGAAGTATTCGCTTGAGCGTGTACTCGACCCGGCTACCGCTTCCCCTGGTCGTTCCTACATCTCCACCATCTCCAAGATTGAGGTCGTGGATGCATACACCGTAAAATTGACCCTTTCAGCCCCTCTTGCCTCACTACTCGATGCGCTCACCTCGAACAACATTTCCATCGTGCCGAAAGAAGCGGTACAGGCGAATGGAAATCTGCAGCGCGTTGCTGTAGGAACCGGTCCGTATATGCTTCAGGAGTGGGTGGTCGACAACTCCATGACCCTTGTAAAGAACCCCAACTACTTTGAAGCGGGTTTGCCCAAGAGTGACCAGATCATTTTCAGAGTCATTCCCGAGGAAGCTTCCCTCTATGCTGGTGTGCGGTCCGGAAACTTGGACTTGGCTACCATCAACGATGGTGCAACCATCCGCCAAGCAAAGTCCGACAAGAATGTGGTCGTCATGAGCAAGCCGGGTATGAACGTTCGCGTGTTCAGTTTCAACAACCAGAAAAAGCCTTTCGATGACATCCGTGTCCGTCAGGCTGTCGCCCTTGCCCTCGATCGTTCGGAAATCCTGACCATGGCTGAGTATGGCATGGGTGCCGCAACCGGTCCGATTCCCATCTCTGCCAAAGTGTGGGCGATTTCTCCTGACAAGCTTCCCTTGGGAAAGACTGACTATGCAAAAGCAAAACAATTGCTCGCAGACGCCGGCTATCCTAATGGATTCTCCTTCGACATCGTGTGTTCCTCAACCTATGAAGGCGGTTTGGCAGTAGCACAGGTGGTACAGAACCAACTGAAGAATATCGGCCTGACTGCAAACCTGGACGTAGTGGAGTGGGGCAACTATATCGATCGTTGGGTGAAGCGTGACTTTGCCACCATGGTTGAGCTACGCGGTGGAAGCAGCGAACCTGATAGATTCCTCTATCGATCCCTGCACAGTACCGGTGGGGTGAACAACTTCATGTATAAGGATGCAGAGACTGATGCCCTGTTGGAACTGGGACGTGAACAAACCGATCCTGCCCAAAGAAAAGCCACCTATGACAAGGTGCAGGAGGTCCTCAGTGAGAAAGCTCCGTTGGTGTTCCTCTATAGCCCGAACGAAAACCAGGTAACCAGTCCGTACGTGGAAGGTTTCAAGCAAATCGGCAATGGAAGTCTCTACTATGTGACCCATGCCCAGGTGATCAAGTAA
- a CDS encoding enolase C-terminal domain-like protein, whose amino-acid sequence MLRVTAIPRKLLLQNPFHIAHGSSDYRENVFLQIIHDSNVAYGEAAVVPYYGITKEQILQDLKQTITAEMILKREALTAVKRFSHSMSACAYTSAIQALVMQQSGPALAGSLEKQYQRGSSFTISYRADVQKMLDSIRTCGFSTIKLKAGFPDDVQRIRLIRQHFPDLVIRLDANQGWNFEQACNIISELNTLNIELIEEPIKGTVDEIRMLSELSEIPILLDETVQNAEDLRRYAPSVSGIVVKLAKSGGPQAARVLIAEAKQLGLEVMLSCMIESSLGIAHALTLEPLCKWIDLDAPTLLAEDVFSGLTYQDELPRCSISSLVPSDGLLQAFAMAKPFIEE is encoded by the coding sequence ATGCTTAGAGTTACTGCGATTCCTAGGAAATTGCTGTTGCAAAATCCGTTTCATATTGCCCATGGCAGTTCCGATTACCGGGAGAATGTCTTTCTTCAGATCATTCACGATTCGAATGTCGCCTATGGAGAGGCGGCTGTCGTTCCTTACTATGGTATTACCAAGGAGCAGATTCTCCAGGATCTCAAGCAGACTATCACAGCTGAGATGATTCTTAAACGCGAGGCTCTGACAGCAGTAAAGCGGTTCTCGCACAGCATGAGTGCCTGTGCATATACCAGTGCTATACAGGCTCTTGTGATGCAACAGAGCGGACCAGCTTTGGCCGGTTCCCTGGAAAAGCAGTACCAAAGAGGATCTTCATTCACCATTTCCTACCGAGCTGATGTGCAGAAGATGTTGGATTCCATCCGAACCTGTGGTTTTTCAACCATCAAGCTGAAGGCGGGTTTCCCTGACGATGTCCAGAGAATTCGTCTGATCCGACAGCATTTTCCCGACTTGGTCATCCGTCTGGATGCAAACCAAGGATGGAATTTCGAGCAGGCTTGCAACATCATCTCAGAACTTAACACCTTGAACATTGAATTGATCGAGGAGCCTATCAAGGGAACGGTAGATGAAATTCGGATGCTTTCAGAACTGAGTGAGATTCCCATCCTACTGGACGAAACGGTGCAAAATGCAGAGGATTTGAGAAGGTACGCCCCAAGTGTCTCCGGTATTGTGGTGAAGCTTGCCAAGAGCGGAGGGCCCCAGGCGGCTCGTGTTCTGATTGCAGAGGCAAAACAGCTCGGCCTTGAGGTTATGCTGAGTTGCATGATTGAGTCGTCCTTGGGTATTGCCCATGCCTTGACGCTGGAACCCCTGTGCAAATGGATTGATCTGGATGCTCCTACCTTGTTGGCAGAGGATGTATTTTCCGGTTTGACCTATCAGGATGAGTTGCCTCGTTGCTCAATCTCATCCTTGGTTCCTTCCGATGGATTGCTGCAAGCCTTCGCTATGGCGAAGCCCTTTATTGAGGAGTAG
- a CDS encoding serine hydrolase domain-containing protein, producing MNEQERLESLSPLVQQYIGEQYFSGAVIALSHAQSTCSKAWGTTAMQGGPLDGSHLFDLASLTKLFTTLAVLRLIDTAMVSDQTRLLDILHFPDPVLATYLGKVTVSSLLTHTSGLPAWYPFYTRQGESFEGILHDILHSTPLQTGVVYSDLNFMLLGMVVSSVTKLSLEQAMRSLVFEPLNLKSATYHPKRSRCVATEFGNQIEKRMVSERGLHFDGWRSEQVPLCGQCNDGNGFYYFGGVAGHAGIFADATDVLAVGRAFDSKRGTFLSPDVLTRTLHDWGGGRGFGIQYGELYPNGGFGHTGFTGTYLYIHPQRDLVITILTNRLHAPVVQSINHIRIEVVMQLLRSIAS from the coding sequence ATGAACGAGCAAGAAAGGCTCGAAAGCTTGTCTCCCTTGGTACAGCAGTATATAGGCGAGCAGTACTTCAGCGGGGCGGTGATTGCTCTCTCTCATGCACAAAGCACCTGCTCAAAAGCTTGGGGCACTACTGCCATGCAAGGTGGTCCATTGGATGGTTCCCATCTCTTCGACCTTGCTTCCCTAACCAAGCTTTTTACTACTCTAGCGGTATTGCGCCTGATTGATACCGCTATGGTTTCCGATCAGACACGATTGCTCGATATCCTGCATTTTCCCGACCCGGTACTTGCAACCTATTTGGGTAAGGTAACGGTTTCGTCCCTATTGACCCACACTTCTGGGCTGCCAGCCTGGTATCCATTCTATACAAGACAAGGGGAATCCTTTGAGGGAATTCTTCACGATATTCTTCATTCCACCCCACTCCAAACAGGAGTGGTGTACTCCGATCTCAACTTCATGCTGCTGGGTATGGTGGTAAGCAGCGTGACAAAGCTCTCTTTGGAACAGGCAATGCGTAGTTTGGTGTTTGAACCCCTAAACCTGAAGAGTGCCACCTATCATCCTAAGCGGTCACGCTGTGTTGCCACGGAGTTTGGGAATCAAATAGAAAAACGCATGGTATCGGAACGTGGACTGCACTTTGATGGTTGGCGCAGTGAACAGGTTCCCCTCTGCGGGCAGTGTAATGACGGCAACGGATTTTATTATTTCGGGGGAGTAGCAGGGCATGCGGGTATTTTTGCAGACGCTACCGATGTGCTGGCCGTGGGAAGAGCATTCGATTCCAAGAGGGGAACCTTCCTTTCGCCTGATGTGCTCACCCGAACCTTGCATGATTGGGGTGGTGGGCGCGGATTCGGCATTCAATATGGTGAGCTGTATCCAAACGGGGGCTTTGGTCATACAGGGTTCACTGGAACCTACCTGTACATACATCCTCAGCGTGATTTGGTCATCACGATACTCACCAACCGCTTGCATGCACCGGTTGTGCAGTCAATCAATCATATTCGCATCGAGGTGGTAATGCAGCTTTTACGTAGTATTGCCAGTTAG
- the murQ gene encoding N-acetylmuramic acid 6-phosphate etherase, which translates to MDTQITQETLRSLTTEQCNVNSSNIDELSISQILQIINNEDKTVPYAVEKQLAIIEALVSDIVLAFRKGGRLVYIGAGTSGRLGVLDASECPPTFGVPCTMVQALIAGGRDALVRSIENAEDDRQAGIEALTAIQFNADDVLVGITASGQAPYVIGAMEYARNLGSVVGAISCNKDSKTFSAAKHAIFLDVGPEVLTGSTRLKAGTAQKLVLNMLTTASMIRLGKVYHNLMVDLKPVNQKLVERSKHLIKQATGCTEAEAAKAFEESGKRPKVAILMILLGVDAQTAIALEEQSSGPISEMIRLYQGRDTR; encoded by the coding sequence ATGGATACGCAAATCACGCAAGAAACACTGCGCTCGCTTACCACCGAGCAGTGTAACGTCAACTCCTCCAATATTGATGAGCTCTCCATTTCACAAATTCTCCAAATCATTAACAATGAGGATAAAACAGTTCCGTATGCTGTAGAGAAACAACTGGCGATTATTGAAGCATTGGTCTCTGACATTGTACTAGCCTTTAGAAAAGGTGGAAGGCTTGTCTATATAGGGGCGGGAACGTCTGGCCGGTTGGGAGTGCTCGATGCATCGGAGTGCCCGCCTACCTTCGGAGTCCCTTGCACGATGGTGCAGGCTCTGATCGCCGGAGGACGCGATGCCTTGGTCCGTTCCATTGAGAATGCAGAGGACGACAGACAGGCAGGAATAGAAGCTCTTACGGCGATCCAATTCAATGCAGATGATGTATTGGTCGGCATTACCGCCTCGGGGCAGGCTCCCTATGTAATTGGTGCCATGGAGTATGCCAGGAACCTTGGATCAGTGGTTGGAGCGATCAGCTGCAACAAGGATTCCAAGACATTCAGTGCCGCCAAGCATGCCATTTTTTTGGATGTCGGTCCGGAAGTACTCACCGGTTCCACCCGCCTGAAAGCAGGGACTGCCCAGAAATTGGTTTTGAATATGCTCACCACTGCGAGTATGATCCGCCTGGGAAAGGTCTATCATAATCTGATGGTTGATCTGAAACCGGTAAACCAAAAATTGGTGGAACGCTCCAAGCATCTGATCAAGCAGGCAACCGGCTGTACGGAAGCTGAAGCGGCAAAGGCCTTTGAGGAATCAGGAAAAAGGCCCAAGGTGGCGATTCTCATGATTCTCCTTGGCGTTGATGCCCAAACCGCCATAGCATTGGAAGAGCAGTCCAGCGGGCCGATTTCTGAAATGATTCGCTTGTATCAGGGGAGAGATACCCGGTAA
- a CDS encoding ABC transporter permease yields the protein MKTPRLLRNKIAMAGLVLILLYVLMSVVSLFWLPFDPLAMHAEQILQQPSFATGHLFGTDEFGRDILSRIMKGTSVSFIISVSATALGAVIGIFMGVWAGYLGGKADNVIMRIADILFSFPSLLLAIFIMAVLGEHTYNVVLAIGIVYIPQFARISRGAIIALKGNEFIRAAKSNGAGRNYILAHHLLPNITAPLIVQISLSLSTAILLESALSFLGLGVQPPNPSWGNMLSSARKVMMFAPWTAVYPGLAIVLLVLGFNLLGDGLRDILDPRLRNVR from the coding sequence ATGAAAACTCCACGATTGCTGCGAAACAAAATTGCCATGGCCGGCCTTGTCCTGATACTCCTGTATGTGCTTATGAGTGTAGTCTCCCTGTTCTGGTTGCCTTTCGATCCTTTGGCCATGCATGCTGAACAGATTCTACAACAACCATCGTTTGCCACCGGCCATCTCTTCGGAACGGATGAATTCGGTCGGGATATTCTTTCACGCATTATGAAGGGAACCTCCGTCTCCTTCATCATCAGCGTGAGTGCTACAGCTTTAGGAGCTGTGATTGGCATTTTCATGGGAGTGTGGGCAGGTTATTTGGGTGGAAAAGCGGATAATGTCATAATGAGAATCGCCGATATCCTGTTTTCCTTTCCCTCCCTGCTTCTTGCCATTTTCATCATGGCAGTGTTGGGGGAGCACACCTATAACGTGGTGCTCGCAATCGGTATTGTGTACATTCCGCAGTTCGCAAGAATCAGCCGGGGTGCAATCATCGCCCTGAAAGGGAATGAGTTCATCAGGGCGGCAAAATCAAACGGTGCAGGAAGGAACTACATTCTGGCCCATCATCTGCTACCCAATATTACCGCTCCGCTTATTGTTCAAATATCGCTGTCTCTCTCCACTGCCATTTTGCTCGAATCGGCGTTGAGCTTTCTTGGTTTGGGAGTGCAGCCTCCAAATCCCTCTTGGGGGAATATGCTCAGCAGTGCCCGCAAGGTAATGATGTTTGCACCTTGGACGGCAGTGTATCCAGGTCTCGCCATCGTGTTGTTGGTGCTTGGTTTCAACCTGTTAGGCGATGGATTGAGGGATATCCTGGATCCGCGGCTGCGCAACGTCCGATGA
- a CDS encoding ABC transporter ATP-binding protein, whose translation MKESPILQVEALMTEFKTERGIVNAVNKVSFDVERGQTLGIVGESGSGKSVTNLSILRLIEFPPGRITGGKVLFHDKDLLTATEHEILGIRGKHISMIFQDPLTSLNPVIKIWKQIAEALILHQGMKKKEAKMQAIELLRIIGIPDPQTRAECYPHQFSGGMRQRVMIAMALSCNPDILIADEPTTALDVTIQAQILELIRARRDQQQTSVIMITHDLGVIAEMCDQVCVMYAGRIVEKADVLDLFQSPKHPYTQGLLDSIPRLDRTGVERLHSIKGSPPDLLHLPEGCPFRERCDKAMNRCVSELPPELVLDGSSSPRKVACWLYADKEEAHAKA comes from the coding sequence ATGAAAGAATCACCCATTTTGCAGGTGGAAGCCTTGATGACGGAGTTCAAGACCGAACGAGGTATCGTCAATGCAGTAAACAAGGTCTCCTTTGATGTTGAACGGGGTCAAACGTTGGGTATCGTGGGGGAGTCCGGGTCGGGCAAGTCGGTTACCAACCTCTCCATCCTGCGTTTGATCGAGTTCCCACCCGGCCGGATTACCGGGGGTAAGGTCTTGTTTCATGACAAGGACCTGTTGACAGCAACGGAACACGAGATACTGGGCATCCGCGGCAAACATATCTCCATGATTTTCCAGGACCCTCTGACTTCCCTGAACCCGGTTATAAAGATTTGGAAGCAGATCGCCGAGGCTTTGATCCTTCACCAAGGGATGAAGAAAAAGGAAGCAAAGATGCAGGCAATTGAGTTATTGCGGATCATAGGCATCCCTGATCCCCAAACACGGGCGGAGTGCTATCCCCATCAATTTTCCGGGGGGATGCGCCAGCGTGTCATGATTGCCATGGCTCTTTCCTGCAACCCCGATATCCTCATTGCCGATGAACCTACCACAGCCCTGGACGTTACAATCCAGGCGCAGATTCTTGAACTCATACGAGCTCGGAGGGACCAACAGCAGACATCAGTGATTATGATCACCCATGATTTGGGTGTCATAGCCGAAATGTGTGACCAGGTCTGTGTGATGTACGCGGGCCGAATTGTGGAAAAAGCCGATGTTTTGGATTTGTTCCAATCGCCCAAGCATCCTTATACGCAAGGCTTGCTTGATTCCATTCCCCGTCTTGACCGCACAGGTGTTGAACGGCTGCACTCCATCAAGGGCTCTCCCCCCGATTTGCTGCATCTTCCAGAGGGCTGTCCTTTCAGGGAACGCTGTGACAAGGCGATGAATCGTTGTGTTAGCGAACTTCCTCCCGAGCTGGTTCTTGACGGGTCCTCCAGTCCAAGAAAAGTTGCTTGCTGGCTGTACGCAGATAAGGAGGAAGCCCATGCAAAAGCGTGA
- a CDS encoding ABC transporter ATP-binding protein: MQKRDVLLEIRDLKVHFPLEKGILFKKNVGSVRAVDGVSFSVYKGESLGLVGESGCGKSTTIMALARLERITEGQVLFEGKDLATLKAEELTRARKDFQIIFQDPYSSLDPRMRVLDIVAEPMRIFTKKGILSLSEKEIEEKALSLMDKCGLSASYAKRYPHEFSGGQRQRIGIARALSLGPKLILADEPVSALDVSIQSQILNLLKDLQKEFDLTFLFIAHDLSVVEYFCNRVAVMYLGNIVEMASSNALYKDPMHPYTKALLSAVPIPDPVAATTRKRLILKGDVPSPSVVRPGCPFFERCHMAMPMCKERKPRLLEVGEDHQVACFLYEKVEGDVHA; encoded by the coding sequence ATGCAAAAGCGTGATGTCCTACTGGAAATCAGGGACCTCAAGGTCCATTTCCCCCTGGAGAAAGGCATTTTATTCAAAAAGAATGTAGGCTCTGTTCGAGCCGTCGATGGTGTCTCCTTTTCCGTATACAAAGGCGAGTCCTTGGGTTTGGTTGGGGAGTCGGGTTGTGGCAAGTCTACAACCATCATGGCTCTTGCAAGGCTCGAACGCATCACTGAAGGGCAGGTTCTCTTTGAAGGAAAAGATCTGGCTACCCTGAAAGCGGAAGAGCTCACTCGCGCCCGCAAGGATTTCCAGATTATTTTCCAGGATCCGTATTCATCCCTCGATCCCCGTATGAGGGTCCTCGATATTGTCGCAGAGCCCATGAGGATTTTTACCAAAAAGGGAATTCTATCGCTGTCAGAGAAAGAGATTGAAGAGAAAGCACTCAGTTTGATGGATAAGTGCGGGCTGTCTGCGTCGTATGCCAAGCGCTATCCTCATGAATTTTCCGGGGGACAGAGACAGCGCATCGGCATAGCGCGGGCCTTGTCGCTTGGACCGAAGCTCATTCTCGCTGATGAACCGGTAAGTGCTTTGGATGTTTCCATCCAGAGCCAGATCCTGAATTTATTGAAAGACCTGCAGAAGGAATTCGACCTCACCTTCCTGTTCATCGCCCATGACCTGTCGGTCGTCGAATATTTCTGTAATAGGGTGGCTGTTATGTACCTGGGCAATATTGTGGAGATGGCCTCCTCCAATGCCCTGTATAAGGATCCGATGCATCCCTATACGAAGGCGTTGCTTTCCGCAGTCCCTATTCCTGACCCCGTTGCCGCTACAACGCGAAAGCGTTTGATTCTTAAAGGTGATGTCCCTTCCCCGAGTGTAGTTCGTCCCGGTTGCCCGTTCTTTGAACGTTGCCATATGGCAATGCCGATGTGCAAAGAGCGAAAACCAAGGCTGCTGGAAGTTGGTGAAGACCATCAGGTGGCCTGTTTCCTCTATGAGAAAGTTGAAGGTGATGTGCATGCTTAG
- a CDS encoding GNAT family N-acetyltransferase: MKVEIRPFTEDALQPCARLAASSALKDVYGFTEDSWFEKLRNAGKDPLNTVFVAWVGNEVAGFAWVHLKGAFLVAPYLRFIAVDPQFQGMGVGNLLLHEFEETTKHLGKSFFLLVSDFNQTAQLFYEKHGYCKVGELPDFAVAGVAEVLMCKQNKVECE; this comes from the coding sequence ATGAAAGTCGAGATTCGGCCTTTCACCGAGGATGCTTTACAGCCTTGCGCACGCCTTGCAGCTTCTTCTGCATTGAAGGATGTATACGGGTTTACCGAGGACAGCTGGTTTGAAAAACTGCGTAATGCAGGTAAGGACCCTTTGAATACTGTGTTTGTTGCCTGGGTGGGAAATGAGGTTGCCGGGTTTGCCTGGGTGCATCTCAAGGGTGCATTTCTGGTAGCTCCCTACCTTCGATTCATTGCAGTGGACCCCCAGTTTCAAGGTATGGGAGTGGGCAATCTTTTACTTCATGAGTTTGAGGAAACAACCAAACATCTGGGAAAGAGTTTTTTCCTGTTGGTTTCCGATTTCAACCAAACAGCGCAGCTTTTCTATGAGAAACATGGGTATTGTAAAGTAGGGGAGCTTCCCGATTTTGCAGTTGCTGGTGTAGCTGAAGTCCTTATGTGCAAACAGAACAAGGTGGAGTGTGAATGA
- a CDS encoding ABC transporter permease, with translation MGKYIIKRLLSLVPVLIGVSLIVFFLVRMIPGSALQMYMGTQVEATPEQMEELKRLFGEDKPIPVLYIEWVGDLLKGDFGYSLRTGRPVLPDILNRLPISLELTLYSLILALLIGIPLGVLSSLRQNTFGDFLNRVFGLIGLSLPQFWLAALMVIAFSNSQGWIPMGNYISLLQDPLKNLKMFFLPSLAIGFGFAAVVMRYTRNSMLEVLQMDYVRTAKAKGLPHRKVILIHALKNAILPVITVTGFNAGYLLGGSIVIEEVFALPGMGRLALYAINQRDYPVIQAIVLVIATLFVLVNLVTDLVYALADPRIRLVDEKR, from the coding sequence GTGGGAAAATATATAATCAAACGACTGCTCTCTCTCGTGCCTGTCCTTATCGGGGTTTCCTTGATTGTGTTCTTTTTAGTGCGCATGATCCCGGGTTCTGCCCTGCAAATGTATATGGGTACCCAAGTTGAAGCGACACCCGAGCAAATGGAAGAACTCAAACGGCTCTTTGGCGAGGATAAGCCCATTCCCGTGCTGTATATCGAATGGGTGGGTGATTTGCTCAAAGGCGATTTCGGGTACTCCCTGAGAACCGGTCGACCCGTGCTGCCCGATATCCTCAACAGGCTTCCCATCAGCCTGGAGCTGACGCTCTATTCTCTCATTCTGGCGCTATTGATCGGCATCCCTTTGGGAGTGCTTTCTTCCTTGCGCCAAAACACCTTTGGTGATTTTTTGAATCGGGTTTTCGGCCTTATCGGGCTCTCGTTGCCGCAATTTTGGCTTGCAGCCCTCATGGTGATTGCGTTTTCCAATTCCCAAGGCTGGATTCCCATGGGCAACTATATCAGTTTGCTCCAAGACCCGTTGAAGAACCTGAAAATGTTCTTTCTTCCTTCGCTTGCCATCGGCTTCGGTTTTGCCGCAGTGGTTATGCGTTATACGAGAAACAGCATGCTGGAAGTACTGCAGATGGATTATGTTCGAACTGCAAAAGCCAAGGGCCTTCCGCATCGCAAGGTAATACTGATCCACGCCCTTAAGAATGCCATTCTCCCGGTCATTACCGTTACCGGGTTTAATGCCGGATACCTGCTTGGCGGCTCGATTGTGATCGAGGAAGTGTTCGCCCTTCCCGGAATGGGCAGGCTTGCCCTCTATGCGATCAATCAACGCGACTACCCGGTCATCCAAGCGATTGTTTTGGTAATAGCGACCCTCTTTGTGTTGGTCAATTTGGTTACCGACTTGGTGTATGCCTTGGCAGACCCAAGAATCCGTTTGGTCGATGAGAAGAGGTGA